A single genomic interval of Selenobaculum gibii harbors:
- a CDS encoding bifunctional folylpolyglutamate synthase/dihydrofolate synthase, whose product MNYQEALAYLDSLNTFGIKLGLVRITRLLKLLENPQNKYKTIHVTGTNGKGSTTAMLTSILTNAKIKTGMYTSPHLVSYTERMQIDGSYISENEFADCIRIVKEKVEEMIAEGEENPTQFEVITAAAFFYFAKMQVEYAVIEVGLGGLLDSTNVIIPEVSVITNVTLEHAERCGGTLEGVAEHKAGIIKDGVPVVTAAKGIALEIIQEKAREKNADVFVAGEDFTSEFKSFATNKQCLTFNSGMVGVSSTYCLGVLGEHQIENSSIAIMTALILATNEKRITSEGMQKSLSEVSWAGRFEVMQQENEQIMIIDGAHNNAGAEVLRRNLDKYFPHAEIVFLLGILEDKDVSGIIHHLIHEENVVVVTKPDSNRAAAPKKVAEMIFAKQVEAIEDIDDALKRAKELAANGKILCVAGSLYLIGVVRSLLIQQE is encoded by the coding sequence GTATTTAGATAGTTTGAATACTTTCGGGATTAAATTAGGTTTAGTAAGAATCACGCGTTTATTGAAACTATTAGAGAATCCGCAGAATAAGTATAAAACGATTCACGTCACCGGTACGAATGGAAAAGGTTCTACAACGGCAATGCTTACTTCTATTTTAACGAATGCGAAAATTAAGACGGGGATGTATACATCTCCGCATCTTGTTTCGTATACTGAACGCATGCAAATAGATGGAAGCTATATCAGTGAAAATGAATTTGCTGATTGCATTAGGATTGTGAAAGAAAAAGTTGAAGAAATGATTGCAGAAGGAGAAGAAAATCCAACGCAGTTTGAAGTCATTACAGCGGCGGCTTTCTTTTACTTTGCCAAAATGCAGGTAGAATATGCAGTGATTGAAGTTGGATTAGGAGGACTTTTAGATTCAACGAATGTGATTATTCCAGAAGTATCTGTAATTACAAATGTTACTTTAGAACATGCGGAGCGGTGTGGTGGAACTTTAGAAGGTGTAGCAGAGCATAAAGCTGGAATTATCAAAGATGGAGTTCCTGTGGTAACTGCTGCAAAGGGAATTGCACTAGAAATCATTCAAGAAAAAGCAAGGGAAAAAAATGCGGATGTATTTGTTGCAGGCGAAGATTTTACGAGTGAGTTTAAAAGTTTTGCAACGAATAAGCAATGCCTTACTTTTAACTCTGGAATGGTAGGTGTATCGTCTACGTATTGTTTGGGTGTACTCGGCGAACATCAAATTGAAAATAGTTCGATTGCAATTATGACAGCTTTAATTTTAGCGACAAATGAAAAGCGAATTACGAGCGAAGGGATGCAAAAGTCTTTATCAGAGGTAAGTTGGGCTGGACGTTTTGAAGTTATGCAGCAAGAGAATGAACAAATTATGATTATTGATGGCGCGCATAACAACGCAGGGGCAGAAGTTTTAAGAAGAAATTTAGATAAATATTTTCCTCATGCAGAAATAGTGTTTCTATTAGGTATTCTTGAAGATAAAGATGTTAGCGGGATTATTCATCATCTTATTCATGAAGAGAATGTAGTCGTTGTGACAAAGCCGGATTCAAATCGTGCGGCTGCACCAAAGAAAGTTGCGGAGATGATTTTTGCCAAACAGGTAGAAGCAATTGAAGATATTGACGACGCTTTAAAAAGAGCAAAAGAGCTTGCCGCAAATGGAAAGATATTGTGCGTAGCAGGATCGTTGTATTTAATTGGTGTGGTTAGATCTCTTTTAATACAACAAGAATAA